The genomic DNA GCCCAGAGATACGGGGCATGATAAAAACAATAAAACCAGAAGAGCTGATACCGGTCCACACAGAGCATCCAAAGCTATTCAAGAAAAACTGAGATTCATGATAATATATACAATAGGACACAGCAACAGAAAGATTTCTGATTTTATTTCTATACTGAAAAAATTCAATGTCGAACTTTTGGTGGATATAAGGACATTTCCATTCAGCAAATACGTTCCAGACTATAACAAGGAGAACATTTCTAGGTCACTAAAAGAAAATTGTATAGAATATTTATACAAGGGAGACAGGCTTGGTGGAATGCCTCCTGAAGGATTTAATACTTATCGAAAAAAT from Methanofastidiosum sp. includes the following:
- a CDS encoding DUF488 domain-containing protein; translated protein: MIIYTIGHSNRKISDFISILKKFNVELLVDIRTFPFSKYVPDYNKENISRSLKENCIEYLYKGDRLGGMPPEGFNTYRKNERYNDALHELLGEILGNQKTVALMCSEKDYNNCHRRFVSEDLEKIILDNSLDIEIEHIVDESGIDKTLDQYTS